A window of the Bacillus sp. A301a_S52 genome harbors these coding sequences:
- a CDS encoding PLDc_N domain-containing protein: MEILHEINWTLLVPIIALQFILVLIALIDCVRQEQTNGPKWLWVLIIIAVNLIGPILYFIFGRSQN, translated from the coding sequence ATGGAAATTCTACACGAGATTAATTGGACATTATTAGTTCCAATTATAGCTCTTCAATTTATTTTAGTACTCATAGCTCTTATTGACTGTGTTAGGCAGGAACAGACTAATGGACCGAAATGGTTGTGGGTACTTATTATTATAGCCGTCAATTTAATAGGCCCAATTTTATATTTTATTTTTGGAAGGAGTCAAAACTAA
- a CDS encoding NADP-dependent glyceraldehyde-3-phosphate dehydrogenase, whose protein sequence is MSLRQDKKVYPYLFNNEWKESTTGETVEIKSPDDGAVVGAVPAMSQDEVDQAVKSASDVQENWEATEGHERSELLHRWAEELEKMTDEIGEKIHLEVGKTLSAAKSEVKRTAQLIRHTAEEGLRTHGSFIQGDAFPGASKATKAMVQKVPHGVVLAISPFNYPVNLAASKIAPALITGNTVVFKPATQGAISGLLMVEALVKAGLPKGVLNVVTGRGSVIGDFVVTHPSIDMITFTGGTGTGQHIAKQASMIPVVLELGGKDPAIVLEDADLEKTAKEIVGGALSYSGQRCTAIKRVMVMNSVADELVSKIKDKVETLKVGKSSENADITPMIDQKSADFVVSLIDDAKEKGATVVTEGIRNENLLGATVLDNVTEDMELAWEEQFGPVIPIMRVENELEAIDLEKRNQYGLQASIFTKNFENAFTIADKLNVGTVQVNGKTSRGPDHFPFLGVKNSGQGVQGIGRSIDSMLRDKVLVLNL, encoded by the coding sequence GTGAGTTTACGACAAGATAAGAAAGTATATCCTTACCTTTTTAATAATGAATGGAAAGAAAGTACAACTGGAGAGACTGTAGAAATTAAGTCTCCAGATGATGGTGCTGTAGTAGGGGCGGTTCCAGCAATGAGTCAAGATGAGGTAGATCAAGCAGTGAAAAGTGCCTCTGATGTTCAAGAGAACTGGGAAGCGACAGAAGGACACGAACGTTCTGAGCTTCTCCATCGCTGGGCGGAAGAGTTAGAAAAAATGACAGATGAAATTGGAGAGAAGATACATTTAGAAGTAGGTAAAACGTTATCTGCGGCTAAAAGTGAAGTTAAGCGTACAGCGCAACTCATTCGACATACAGCAGAGGAGGGCTTACGAACTCACGGTAGCTTTATTCAAGGAGATGCATTCCCTGGTGCTTCTAAAGCAACAAAGGCAATGGTACAAAAGGTGCCTCATGGGGTTGTCCTTGCAATATCTCCATTTAACTACCCTGTTAACCTAGCAGCATCTAAAATTGCGCCAGCTTTAATTACAGGGAATACAGTGGTGTTTAAGCCAGCAACCCAAGGAGCTATCAGCGGTTTATTAATGGTTGAAGCACTTGTTAAAGCAGGGTTACCAAAAGGGGTGTTAAATGTTGTAACAGGACGAGGTTCTGTTATTGGAGATTTTGTTGTTACACACCCATCTATTGATATGATTACTTTCACTGGAGGGACTGGAACTGGTCAACATATCGCTAAACAGGCCTCAATGATTCCAGTTGTGCTTGAATTAGGTGGTAAAGATCCTGCAATTGTTTTAGAAGATGCAGATTTAGAAAAAACTGCGAAGGAAATTGTTGGAGGAGCTTTAAGCTATTCAGGTCAGCGTTGTACGGCAATTAAACGTGTGATGGTTATGAATAGTGTAGCTGATGAACTAGTTAGTAAAATTAAAGATAAAGTTGAAACATTAAAAGTAGGTAAATCAAGTGAAAATGCAGACATTACCCCTATGATCGATCAAAAATCAGCAGACTTTGTTGTGTCCTTGATTGACGATGCAAAGGAAAAAGGTGCAACCGTTGTTACAGAAGGAATTCGTAATGAGAACCTTTTAGGTGCAACGGTATTAGATAATGTTACTGAGGACATGGAGCTAGCGTGGGAAGAGCAATTTGGTCCAGTTATTCCTATCATGCGTGTGGAAAATGAGCTAGAGGCTATCGATTTAGAAAAGCGTAACCAGTATGGTTTACAAGCAAGTATTTTCACTAAAAACTTTGAGAATGCTTTTACAATTGCCGATAAATTAAATGTGGGAACAGTTCAAGTGAATGGTAAGACGTCTCGTGGTCCTGATCATTTCCCATTCCTGGGGGTTAAAAATTCAGGTCAAGGTGTTCAAGGTATTGGGCGAAGCATTGATTCTATGCTCCGTGATAAAGTATTAGTTTTAAATTTATAA
- a CDS encoding helix-turn-helix domain-containing protein — protein sequence MKQRKIDVVLHPIRMQLIKSLVKKPMTVQELLNDMEGVAQATLYRHLNLLKDHHIIRIKEERQVRGAVEKTYELMEGAAIISAEEAEAITKEEHQRYFLRYFAMILKQFDDYLEGDVNMEQDGFGYSQIELALTDEEFQSFTLEFSELIKRYGNNMSPNARKRTLSTILLPEKKGGGEKND from the coding sequence ATGAAGCAACGGAAAATTGATGTCGTGTTACATCCAATACGGATGCAGCTCATTAAATCGTTAGTTAAGAAGCCTATGACAGTGCAGGAGCTGCTTAACGACATGGAGGGGGTAGCACAGGCAACTCTATATCGTCATCTAAATTTATTAAAAGATCATCACATTATTCGTATAAAAGAAGAACGGCAAGTGCGAGGAGCCGTTGAGAAAACGTATGAATTAATGGAGGGAGCAGCTATTATTTCTGCTGAGGAAGCGGAGGCTATTACGAAAGAAGAACATCAGCGCTATTTTTTGAGGTATTTTGCAATGATTTTAAAACAATTTGATGATTATCTTGAAGGTGATGTCAACATGGAGCAAGATGGATTTGGTTATTCACAAATAGAATTGGCATTGACGGATGAAGAATTTCAGTCCTTTACGCTTGAATTTAGTGAGCTTATAAAACGATATGGAAATAATATGAGTCCTAATGCAAGAAAGCGAACACTTTCAACGATTTTACTTCCTGAAAAGAAGGGTGGAGGGGAAAAAAATGACTGA